A section of the Glandiceps talaboti chromosome 8, keGlaTala1.1, whole genome shotgun sequence genome encodes:
- the LOC144438986 gene encoding cytochrome b-c1 complex subunit 8-like — MGLHFGNLIKAKGIITYSLSPFEQRAFAGVIKDGLPNVWRRFHSCVFRVAPPFIVYYMVYKWTKDTNAQLKRKDPSVYANDE, encoded by the exons ATGGGGCTACACTTCGGCAACTTAATCAAGGCCAAAGGAATCATCACCTACAGCCTCTCACCATTTGAACAGCGTGCATTCGCTGGTGTCATTAAAGATGGATTACCAAATGTGTGGAGAAGGTTTCATAGCTGTGTTTTCAGAGTAGCACCAC CATTCATTGTGTACTACATGGTTTACAAGTGGACCAAGGATACAAATGCACAGCTGAAGAGAAAAGACCCATCAGTGTATGCTAATGATGAGTAA